The Bremerella cremea genomic interval GCAAGCCTGTCTTGGCTTCGCATGCTCACGCGGACGTGAGGCATGGCACCCGTTTTTGCTGGCCTGTTTAATGGGGCTTCCCGAAGCGAATGGCGATCGTGCTTCGCGGAAACGATAACGATGGCGGTTAGTATACCTGTTTTACACACCAGAGGCCGAGGCGGTTTCAGGAAGTTTCGGGGTTAACCTGCCAGATTCACCACGACCGCGCAAAAGAAAAGGGGAAGCCTGACTTGCTTCCCCTTAGTTGGTTGTTTGTAGCTTCTGCACACGGCCTAGTTGCCGAACGAGACGCCCCAGCTTACGCCAGGAGGTGGCGGGCAGTGGTGACGATGGTAGTAGCGACGTGGCGGTGGCCCCCAGTAAGGACGGCCGTAGTGATATTCTTCGACAATCACCGTCCGCGGTGGTGGGGCCATGGTTTGGACGACTTCTGTCGGGGGTGGCGATTGCAAGGCGGTAATTACCGTATCGCTGACGCCGTTGTTTTTCAGAAAAATCAAATCTTGAGCTTGGGGAACTTGGGCCACGCCATGTCGACGAATGTGCGTGGTGATTACCTGATCGCTCAGGCCGGCGCCGCTCATGGCGATCACATCTTGGAAGGTGGTCGCCCCTTCGACGCTTCGACCAAGACGCTGTTGAAACAACGCTTGGTTGCGTTCTTCGACTTCGTCTATGTGCGACCCCACGGCACCACCTGCGGTGGCACCAACAATGCCGCCAATGATCGCC includes:
- a CDS encoding glycine zipper domain-containing protein — protein: MRYVAPLLLMATTVLAGSAGCRSPYYQDKLALLGAGTGALAGAAIGNASGHSTGGAIIGGIVGATAGGAVGSHIDEVEERNQALFQQRLGRSVEGATTFQDVIAMSGAGLSDQVITTHIRRHGVAQVPQAQDLIFLKNNGVSDTVITALQSPPPTEVVQTMAPPPRTVIVEEYHYGRPYWGPPPRRYYHRHHCPPPPGVSWGVSFGN